The Alphaproteobacteria bacterium SS10 genome includes a region encoding these proteins:
- a CDS encoding DNA-3-methyladenine glycosylase I encodes MSENGLIIGDDGKARCWWHGGHADYIEYHDYEWGRPTTDDRTLFEKICLEGFQSGLSWLTILRKRENFRAAFANFEPAEVAKFGDADVERLLQDAGIIRHRGKIEATINNAQRALELIEQEGSIAAYVWRFEPPASERPKRFDYATLSKITKTPASIALSKDLKKRGWKFFGPTTAYAFMQAMGLVNDHLEGCWCREVVERERAALKRPT; translated from the coding sequence ATGAGTGAGAACGGCCTAATCATTGGTGATGACGGCAAGGCGCGGTGCTGGTGGCACGGCGGGCATGCCGATTACATCGAGTATCACGACTATGAATGGGGGCGGCCGACCACCGATGACCGCACCCTGTTTGAGAAGATCTGTCTGGAGGGGTTTCAGTCGGGCTTGAGCTGGCTAACCATCCTGCGCAAGCGGGAGAACTTCCGCGCCGCCTTCGCCAATTTTGAACCGGCTGAGGTGGCCAAGTTTGGTGATGCGGATGTTGAGCGCCTGCTTCAGGATGCCGGAATCATACGCCATCGCGGGAAGATTGAGGCGACGATCAACAACGCACAACGCGCACTTGAGTTGATTGAACAGGAAGGCTCAATCGCTGCCTATGTCTGGCGCTTTGAGCCACCGGCATCCGAACGGCCTAAGCGGTTTGACTACGCGACCCTGTCAAAGATTACCAAAACACCTGCCTCCATCGCGTTATCGAAGGACCTGAAGAAGCGCGGCTGGAAATTCTTTGGCCCCACGACGGCCTATGCCTTCATGCAGGCGATGGGGCTGGTCAATGATCACCTTGAAGGGTGCTGGTGCCGGGAGGTGGTTGAGCGGGAGCGCGCCGCGCTAAAGCGGCCAACCTAA
- a CDS encoding rhodanese-related sulfurtransferase, producing MRWIVAALYQFTRFEDPEALRAPMLELCEANGVVGTLLLAPEGINGTIAGSRKGIDAAIAHIRTLPGCNDLIWKESGSADQPFHRMKVRLKREIVTMGVEGVTPAARVGHYIEPKDWNDFIAQDDVVLIDTRNDFEVSIGSFDGAVDPDTQSFREFPDWWRANAERFEGKKLAMFCTGGIRCEKATSWLVDEGLSDVFHLKGGILKYLEDVPEDESRWHGQCFVFDERVSVGQGLETGDYDMCRACRRPVSQADKLHPAYRLGVSCPRCIDEFTDEDRARFAERQRQVELAQKRGDKHMGVPKPDDAELADTDG from the coding sequence ATGCGTTGGATTGTTGCCGCCCTTTACCAGTTTACCCGGTTCGAAGACCCGGAAGCCTTACGCGCGCCTATGCTTGAGCTGTGCGAGGCAAATGGCGTCGTCGGCACGCTCTTGCTGGCGCCTGAGGGGATCAACGGCACCATCGCCGGCAGCCGGAAAGGCATCGATGCTGCCATCGCCCATATCCGCACCCTGCCCGGCTGTAATGACCTAATCTGGAAAGAGAGCGGCAGTGCCGATCAACCCTTCCACCGGATGAAGGTGCGGTTGAAGCGTGAGATCGTGACCATGGGTGTTGAGGGCGTGACCCCAGCCGCCCGGGTTGGCCACTATATCGAGCCGAAGGATTGGAACGACTTCATCGCCCAGGATGATGTGGTGCTGATCGATACCCGCAATGATTTCGAAGTCTCAATCGGCAGCTTTGACGGGGCGGTGGACCCAGACACCCAAAGCTTCCGCGAATTCCCCGATTGGTGGCGTGCCAATGCGGAGCGGTTTGAGGGTAAGAAACTCGCCATGTTCTGCACCGGCGGCATCCGGTGTGAGAAGGCGACATCCTGGCTGGTTGATGAGGGGCTCTCAGATGTCTTCCACCTAAAGGGCGGCATCCTGAAATACCTTGAGGATGTACCGGAGGATGAGAGCCGGTGGCATGGCCAATGCTTTGTCTTTGATGAGCGGGTATCCGTCGGCCAGGGGTTAGAGACCGGCGATTACGACATGTGCCGCGCGTGCCGTCGCCCGGTGTCCCAGGCCGATAAACTCCATCCAGCCTATCGGTTGGGTGTCAGCTGCCCGCGATGCATTGATGAGTTCACCGATGAAGACCGCGCACGCTTCGCTGAGCGGCAACGGCAGGTTGAGCTGGCCCAGAAGCGCGGTGATAAGCATATGGGCGTGCCAAAGCCTGATGATGCTGAATTGGCCGATACCGATGGCTAG
- a CDS encoding DUF1007 family protein, with translation MARRCGCPIALSLMLILALMPVSKARAHPHAFIDIKVTAVFNAAGELSALKQLWLFDPAYTAFALFDLRGASADEQQRALDEIMGQNLSELAAFDYFTEVSQGDRPIGIGEAVKGQTMLINQQIQMQFTVPVTGGAAGLPMTYKVFDPTYYIQMRHSLDGDAIVIEGLDDHCHHELIEPTPTTEQILFAASIPPQVTAPEGLGRLFTETVTITCDEV, from the coding sequence ATGGCTAGGCGGTGCGGCTGTCCCATTGCCCTATCACTGATGCTGATCCTGGCGCTGATGCCGGTCAGCAAAGCCCGCGCCCATCCCCATGCCTTTATCGATATTAAGGTTACCGCGGTCTTTAATGCGGCAGGTGAGCTTAGTGCCCTGAAACAACTCTGGTTGTTTGACCCGGCCTATACCGCCTTTGCCCTCTTCGACCTTCGTGGCGCCAGCGCTGACGAGCAGCAGCGGGCCTTGGATGAGATCATGGGCCAAAACCTCTCAGAACTGGCGGCCTTCGACTACTTCACGGAGGTTAGTCAGGGCGACAGGCCGATTGGGATTGGTGAGGCGGTCAAAGGCCAGACCATGCTGATCAACCAGCAAATCCAGATGCAGTTTACCGTCCCGGTCACCGGCGGCGCTGCGGGCCTACCCATGACCTATAAGGTGTTTGATCCAACCTATTACATTCAGATGCGGCACAGCCTAGACGGCGATGCCATCGTGATTGAGGGCCTGGATGATCACTGCCATCACGAGTTGATTGAGCCAACCCCAACGACGGAGCAGATCCTGTTCGCCGCCAGCATCCCACCACAGGTCACCGCCCCGGAAGGCCTCGGCCGGTTGTTCACGGAGACCGTCACCATCACCTGTGACGAGGTCTAA
- a CDS encoding high frequency lysogenization protein HflD, producing the protein MWQDLILTVFEAQRDLHERLIAGFQQVSGDPAAAWWVVGLSFLYGLFHAAGPGHGKVIITTYLATQPAWLARGVLLASLGAMVQGATAIILVYGVVLVVGSLVGYTDLAVDWSERVSFALVLCLGLWLLLRGGRSLRGSLAKASPHHHHGDEHQHHHHDGCCDHHHVADAAQVEKSRQGLGAMALVILSMGLRPCTGAILVLVFASAIGQTALGFFAVLAMSSGTAIAISLLAIVTILARDQIGQFASRHGSANLIGLASATLLIGGGLLLTWFGGSLLYWSFSAPAHPLQL; encoded by the coding sequence ATGTGGCAGGATCTTATCCTCACCGTGTTTGAAGCCCAGCGTGACCTGCATGAGCGGCTGATCGCTGGCTTTCAGCAGGTCAGTGGCGATCCCGCGGCCGCCTGGTGGGTTGTGGGCCTCAGCTTTCTCTACGGGCTTTTCCATGCCGCCGGACCCGGCCATGGCAAAGTGATCATCACCACCTATCTGGCAACCCAGCCCGCCTGGCTGGCCCGTGGTGTCTTACTCGCCAGCCTCGGCGCCATGGTGCAGGGGGCGACGGCCATCATCTTGGTTTACGGCGTCGTTCTGGTGGTTGGGTCCCTGGTTGGTTACACCGATCTCGCGGTGGATTGGAGTGAGCGGGTCAGCTTCGCACTCGTGCTCTGCCTCGGCCTCTGGCTATTGCTACGTGGTGGCCGGTCTTTACGTGGCTCCCTAGCCAAGGCGTCGCCTCACCATCACCATGGTGATGAACATCAGCATCACCACCATGATGGGTGCTGTGACCATCATCATGTCGCCGATGCGGCGCAGGTGGAGAAATCGCGCCAGGGCCTGGGCGCCATGGCACTGGTTATCCTATCCATGGGGTTACGCCCTTGCACCGGTGCCATTCTTGTCCTGGTGTTTGCCAGTGCGATTGGTCAGACAGCGCTCGGCTTCTTTGCCGTGCTCGCCATGTCCAGCGGGACTGCGATTGCGATCTCACTCTTGGCCATTGTGACCATCCTTGCCCGGGATCAAATCGGCCAGTTCGCTAGCCGCCACGGCAGTGCCAACCTCATCGGCCTTGCGAGTGCCACCCTGCTTATCGGTGGTGGCCTACTGCTCACATGGTTTGGGGGTTCGCTGCTCTACTGGTCGTTCAGCGCACCGGCACACCCGCTGCAATTGTAG